A region of Synergistota bacterium DNA encodes the following proteins:
- a CDS encoding Na+/H+ antiporter NhaC family protein → MEGHAFGALSLVPPILAIVLCFLTREVLFSLFMGIWVGATILAHWNPWSGFLSVFDHYVLRALVPKDGDTWDMAVIIFSMALAGMVGVVSRSGGSLAIARGLAKRAKTPRGAQFFSWLLGLIIFFDDYANTLIVGNTMRPLTDSLRVSREKLSYIVDSTAAPVASWAIISTWIGYEMGLIQKAFEKLHIKQNIYLVFLQSIPYRFYSLAAVVLVLIIALLLRDYGPMYHAEVRARTTGKVLRDGARPLASSELTKLTIPEGKPLRAMNAWIPILTMIIVTFVGLWYNGGGPEKPFTLAGIREAIGDADSSIVLIWASFASSAVAILLVLFQRILTLSEAFEAWVDGAKSLVIAMMILTLAWAIKGVCDDMKTADYIIGVTKNILSPHYVPLVVFIVAVFVSFATGTSWGTSGILMPLAIPLAHALHAPMIATIGAVFTGAVFGDHCSPISDTTIMSSMASACDHMDHVNTQIPYAVTAAVVAAVFGYIPAGYGWNPGLSLLIIWLVLFVIVRLIGKPTDFKTLGVDFKPDEELTIS, encoded by the coding sequence ATGGAAGGGCATGCTTTTGGTGCCTTGTCCCTCGTGCCACCGATCCTCGCCATCGTTCTCTGTTTTCTAACGAGGGAAGTCCTGTTTTCCCTCTTTATGGGGATATGGGTAGGCGCGACGATCTTGGCTCATTGGAATCCTTGGAGCGGATTCCTATCCGTTTTCGATCACTACGTTCTGAGGGCGCTGGTTCCCAAAGATGGAGATACTTGGGATATGGCGGTTATAATTTTCTCAATGGCTCTCGCAGGAATGGTGGGAGTGGTAAGCAGAAGCGGTGGCTCACTGGCTATAGCGAGGGGGCTGGCTAAGAGGGCAAAGACTCCGAGGGGAGCGCAGTTTTTCTCCTGGTTGTTGGGTCTCATTATATTCTTTGATGATTATGCCAATACTCTTATCGTCGGTAACACCATGAGGCCCCTTACGGATAGCTTGAGAGTTTCCAGAGAGAAGCTTTCTTACATAGTTGATTCAACTGCAGCGCCGGTTGCAAGCTGGGCGATAATATCCACATGGATAGGATACGAGATGGGCTTAATTCAGAAGGCGTTTGAGAAGCTTCATATTAAGCAGAACATTTATCTCGTTTTCTTGCAGAGCATTCCTTACAGATTTTACTCCTTGGCTGCAGTAGTTCTCGTACTTATCATCGCTCTGCTTCTGAGGGACTATGGGCCTATGTATCATGCTGAGGTTAGAGCGAGAACCACGGGTAAGGTTTTGAGAGATGGGGCAAGACCTTTGGCTTCTTCTGAGTTAACTAAGCTTACCATTCCTGAAGGCAAGCCTTTAAGAGCTATGAACGCTTGGATACCGATTCTTACCATGATAATTGTGACATTCGTTGGGTTGTGGTATAACGGCGGAGGTCCGGAAAAGCCCTTCACTCTCGCGGGTATACGAGAGGCTATAGGGGATGCTGATTCATCCATAGTCCTGATATGGGCTTCATTTGCGTCATCTGCTGTTGCCATACTTCTAGTATTGTTCCAACGTATTCTTACGCTTTCTGAGGCTTTTGAAGCCTGGGTTGATGGTGCAAAAAGCTTGGTTATTGCCATGATGATATTAACGCTTGCATGGGCTATAAAGGGCGTTTGTGATGATATGAAAACCGCTGATTATATCATAGGGGTTACCAAGAATATACTTTCACCTCATTATGTCCCCCTTGTAGTGTTCATAGTTGCCGTTTTCGTTTCGTTCGCTACTGGAACTTCATGGGGAACTTCCGGTATTCTTATGCCCCTTGCCATACCACTCGCTCACGCTCTTCATGCCCCGATGATAGCCACGATAGGCGCGGTCTTCACCGGTGCGGTTTTCGGAGATCACTGCTCACCGATTTCAGATACGACGATAATGTCCTCCATGGCTTCAGCGTGTGATCACATGGATCACGTTAATACTCAGATACCTTACGCTGTTACAGCGGCGGTTGTCGCTGCCGTATTTGGATACATTCCTGCTGGTTATGGCTGGAATCCCGGACTCAGCCTTCTTATTATATGGCTTGTGCTCTTCGTTATAGTTAGGCTTATCGGTAAACCCACGGACTTTAAGACGCTTGGGGTTGACTTTAAACCTGATGAGGAGCTCACCATATCTTAA
- a CDS encoding alanine/ornithine racemase family PLP-dependent enzyme — translation MYPLLEIYLERIRENAEKLIDLCGRRGIDVVGVVKGCTAFPEVAKAMLDGGVRILADARIDNVRKLRNAGIKCPIMLIRIPMLSEIKELVELADICLVSEISTIKAINWEAEKTGKRYRIILMVDMGDLREGIWPSNLISYLDTIRDLKYIELWGLGTNLGCFGGVIPTPEVASALVDYARFAREYTGFDIPVVSMGGSVTLPLVEDNEIPDGVNQLRIGEAILLGKDTSRGRVIPYLRQDTFVLKAEIIELKVKPSVPIGKRGVDGFGRKPEFVDKGLRKRAIVALGKHDVMVNMLFPLIDGVEVLGGSSDHTILDVTDAVSPLKVGDIVPFGLGYGAMMLASSSPYVKKAFISP, via the coding sequence ATGTATCCACTCTTGGAAATATACCTTGAGAGGATTAGGGAAAATGCTGAAAAGCTGATAGATTTATGTGGCAGACGTGGAATAGATGTAGTTGGTGTAGTTAAGGGATGTACCGCCTTTCCCGAAGTAGCTAAGGCTATGCTTGATGGTGGTGTTAGGATCCTCGCTGATGCGAGAATTGATAATGTAAGAAAGCTGAGGAACGCGGGGATAAAATGTCCCATCATGCTGATAAGGATTCCCATGCTTTCGGAGATCAAAGAGCTGGTCGAACTTGCAGATATATGCTTGGTAAGCGAAATAAGCACTATAAAGGCTATAAATTGGGAAGCTGAGAAGACTGGAAAGAGATATAGGATAATATTAATGGTAGATATGGGTGATTTGAGGGAGGGGATATGGCCCTCAAATCTTATTTCCTATCTGGATACTATTAGAGATCTTAAGTATATAGAGCTATGGGGGTTAGGTACCAACTTGGGGTGCTTTGGTGGAGTAATCCCGACGCCAGAAGTTGCAAGTGCTCTCGTGGATTATGCTCGCTTCGCGAGAGAATACACAGGTTTTGATATTCCCGTGGTTTCGATGGGAGGATCGGTAACACTTCCTCTTGTTGAGGATAATGAAATTCCGGATGGAGTTAATCAGCTGAGAATAGGTGAGGCTATTCTCCTCGGTAAGGATACATCAAGAGGGAGAGTAATACCGTATTTGCGTCAGGATACCTTTGTTCTCAAGGCGGAGATAATAGAGCTAAAGGTAAAACCTTCCGTTCCTATAGGGAAAAGAGGAGTGGATGGTTTTGGGAGAAAGCCCGAGTTTGTGGATAAGGGGTTACGGAAGCGAGCTATAGTAGCCCTCGGTAAGCATGACGTTATGGTGAACATGCTCTTTCCCCTGATAGACGGAGTGGAGGTTTTAGGGGGATCAAGCGATCATACTATTCTTGACGTAACTGATGCTGTTTCCCCGCTTAAGGTGGGAGACATAGTTCCATTTGGGTTAGGTTACGGAGCGATGATGCTTGCTTCCTCATCTCCATATGTTAAGAAGGCTTTTATAAGCCCCTGA
- the cdaA gene encoding diadenylate cyclase CdaA encodes MFLRWQDVVDILIIAYLIYRVLLFLRGTRAFQLVKGLLFIFLLNGIAKALGLHAISYLLEKVISLSFIVIPIIFQPELRRALEELGGGFWGSRSGFSERGVHSVSELFVAIISLKESKIGAILVFERRSSLKDIWERGVKIDAELSAELILSIFNPKSPLHDGAVIIKGDRVIAASCFLPLSDRVLDRRLGTRHRAAIGVTELTDAWVIVISEERGEVSLAVNGRLVRNLSDEAIRRILERYYFAKRSEGFWKSFLTWFRGEKIG; translated from the coding sequence ATGTTTCTTAGATGGCAGGATGTAGTTGACATATTGATTATAGCCTATCTGATATATAGAGTTTTACTTTTCTTGAGAGGAACGAGGGCTTTTCAGCTCGTTAAGGGATTGCTTTTTATATTTCTCCTGAACGGTATAGCGAAAGCCCTTGGACTTCACGCTATAAGCTATCTGCTTGAAAAAGTGATAAGCTTGTCGTTTATAGTAATTCCGATTATCTTTCAACCTGAGCTTAGGAGGGCTCTTGAGGAGCTTGGTGGGGGGTTCTGGGGTAGCCGAAGCGGTTTTTCTGAAAGAGGAGTGCATTCTGTAAGCGAGCTTTTCGTCGCTATTATATCCCTTAAAGAGAGTAAGATAGGAGCGATACTTGTATTTGAACGCAGAAGCAGTCTAAAGGACATATGGGAAAGAGGCGTGAAGATAGATGCGGAGCTTTCGGCTGAGCTTATCCTCTCGATCTTTAATCCAAAAAGTCCTTTACATGATGGTGCGGTTATAATAAAGGGAGACAGGGTAATAGCTGCAAGTTGTTTTCTTCCCCTTTCTGATAGAGTTTTGGATAGGCGATTAGGAACGCGCCATAGGGCTGCTATAGGAGTTACGGAACTCACTGATGCGTGGGTTATAGTGATTTCAGAGGAGAGAGGAGAGGTATCTTTGGCAGTGAATGGACGCCTCGTTAGGAACCTGAGCGATGAAGCCATAAGAAGGATCCTTGAGAGATATTATTTTGCCAAAAGGAGCGAAGGTTTTTGGAAGAGTTTTTTAACCTGGTTTAGGGGGGAGAAGATTGGGTAG
- a CDS encoding tetratricopeptide repeat protein, translated as MAEGTEELKREFQEALNAGDWAKAASVGRKLVRLEPQNSEYRYKMGLVLLKLGNIEEAKKEAEKAVFVDPYFVEARNLLGEILIALNRRTEAMRELKKAVELKPDFDRAWWNLGYLYDEMGNTEEAISCYRRVIEISPRNSDAYNDLAVVLLKQGLIDEAIEKLEEAIRINPDHLGARVNLGLLYLDKGYYSRAVESWKEVIRLNPQDVDAYVFLGDAYAGKGLWVKALMAWRKAVEFLPERGDLHLRMAKAYAEENAWDMVLEEANKAKKLGFETGELYFLIGKYHYRKEEYREAGESLERAREMGYKTRELYYLLSKSYIFIERFSKAVSTLEEALKEGFEDKEFLLLLSLSYIRTGNAGRAVAILEDLSHKDPQNVDLLKQLAKLYQRQGRFGDAEACWKNVLELKPGDKESLEALSKLSRTSSAISEPKFRPEHVEAHRLLARGYMKRGMIEEALLEWRKVLKVFPEDAEALEAVEKLGGRDRGDVS; from the coding sequence GTGGCGGAGGGAACCGAAGAGCTTAAGCGTGAGTTTCAGGAAGCCCTTAATGCGGGGGATTGGGCTAAAGCGGCTTCGGTGGGGAGGAAGCTTGTCAGACTCGAGCCGCAAAACAGCGAGTATAGGTATAAGATGGGGCTTGTGCTTTTAAAGCTTGGTAATATTGAGGAAGCTAAAAAGGAAGCGGAGAAGGCAGTCTTCGTGGATCCATATTTCGTGGAAGCGAGGAATCTTTTGGGAGAGATACTGATAGCTCTTAACAGAAGAACTGAGGCAATGCGAGAGCTTAAAAAGGCAGTTGAGCTTAAGCCTGATTTTGATAGAGCTTGGTGGAATCTTGGCTATCTTTATGACGAGATGGGAAATACTGAAGAGGCCATATCTTGTTATAGAAGAGTTATAGAGATCAGCCCGCGCAATTCAGATGCTTATAACGATCTCGCGGTGGTGCTTCTAAAGCAGGGACTTATAGATGAAGCGATAGAGAAGCTTGAGGAAGCGATCAGAATAAATCCCGATCATCTTGGTGCACGGGTTAATCTTGGCTTACTCTATCTTGATAAAGGGTATTATTCCCGTGCCGTGGAGTCTTGGAAGGAAGTTATAAGGCTTAATCCTCAGGATGTAGATGCATATGTCTTTTTAGGAGATGCCTATGCTGGTAAGGGGCTTTGGGTAAAAGCTTTGATGGCGTGGAGAAAAGCAGTTGAATTTCTCCCTGAGAGAGGAGATCTACATCTCAGAATGGCTAAAGCCTATGCTGAAGAGAACGCTTGGGATATGGTTCTTGAGGAAGCTAATAAGGCTAAAAAGCTTGGTTTCGAGACGGGAGAGCTTTACTTTTTGATTGGCAAATACCATTATAGAAAGGAAGAATATAGGGAGGCAGGGGAAAGCCTTGAGAGAGCGAGGGAAATGGGATATAAAACGAGAGAGCTATATTACCTCTTGAGTAAAAGCTATATTTTCATCGAACGCTTCAGCAAGGCGGTGTCCACCTTAGAGGAGGCTTTGAAGGAGGGGTTTGAGGATAAAGAGTTTTTGCTTTTACTATCACTTTCTTATATAAGAACGGGAAATGCCGGTAGAGCGGTTGCGATACTCGAGGATCTTTCCCATAAAGATCCTCAAAATGTTGATCTTCTGAAACAGCTTGCAAAGCTCTATCAGAGGCAGGGCAGATTTGGGGATGCTGAAGCGTGCTGGAAAAACGTTCTCGAGCTTAAACCCGGCGATAAGGAATCCCTCGAGGCTTTAAGTAAGCTATCCAGAACTTCCTCAGCGATATCTGAACCGAAGTTTAGGCCGGAACATGTTGAGGCTCACAGACTTCTTGCGAGGGGATATATGAAAAGAGGAATGATTGAGGAGGCACTGTTGGAGTGGAGGAAGGTATTAAAAGTTTTCCCGGAAGATGCTGAGGCCTTAGAAGCTGTTGAGAAGCTTGGGGGAAGGGATAGAGGCGATGTTTCTTAG